In the genome of Pichia kudriavzevii chromosome 4, complete sequence, one region contains:
- a CDS encoding uncharacterized protein (PKUD0D04650; similar to Saccharomyces cerevisiae YMR220W (ERG8); ancestral locus Anc_8.737), translating to MASQARAFSSTAKAFLAGGYLVLFPEYAAYVVALSARMHAVSNFKRDEDGFFKITVNSPQFKNGCWSYEIDPEKIKTNGLTAELFEVEARRNPFVEATILTVFSYALGKYPKMEGKDITITMFSDPEYHSQKGAVKKSSDNGSYAFLYHGEEITGVNKTGLGSSAGLVTSLTASLLSCLVEEFDLSGALWKEKVHNLAQIAHCKAQGKIGSGFDVASATFGSIVYRRFNSKLVTNVIDSSDVDSLIKVVDNSDWETMHSPCVLPRGIRLLMGDVEGGSETPKMVSKVLEWKRANPEKCLQVWSALNESNMKLTNALLELNALSSSSFTEYETLIKNLSFYNSNEILQLEGDNVEYLQNVIESLSDIRKYLKIMTLETGVSIEPDEQSNILDAVCKVKGVLGGVVPGAGGYDAICMLVASAEVANIVASTRLLPECEHVRWMSLSEQSLGLIEENVADFSGLV from the coding sequence ATGGCATCACAAGCAAGGGCATTTAGTAGTACGGCCAAGGCATTCCTGGCCGGTGGATACTTGGTTTTATTTCCAGAGTATGCTGCCTATGTTGTTGCATTAAGTGCACGTATGCATGCGGTGAGCAACTTCAAACGAGACGAGGAtggttttttcaaaataaccGTCAATTCCCCACAGTTCAAGAATGGTTGCTGGAGCTATGAGATAGATCCTGAAAAGATCAAGACCAACGGTCTTACAGCAGAACTTTTTGAGGTTGAAGCAAGACGAAATCCATTTGTGGAGGCGACTATTTTGACAGTGTTCTCTTACGCATTGGGGAAGTATCCAAAAATGGAGGGAAAAGATATAACAATTACCATGTTCTCAGACCCAGAATACCATTCTCAGAAAGGTGCAGTGAAGAAGTCCTCTGATAATGGTAGTTATGCGTTTCTCTATCATGGTGAAGAAATTACCGGGGTGAACAAGACAGGCCTTGGCTCTAGTGCAGGGTTAGTGACATCATTGACGGCTTCATTGCTGTCGTGTCTTGTGGAGgagtttgatttgagtGGTGCACTATGGAAGGAGAAAGTACATAATCTGGCCCAGATTGCCCATTGTAAAGCCCAGGGTAAAATTGGATCGGGATTTGACGTTGCCAGTGCTACTTTTGGGTCTATTGTTTATAGGAGATTCAATTCCAAGTTGGTTACCAATGTCATTGACTCTTCAGACGTCGATTCTCTGATCAAGGTTGTCGACAATAGTGATTGGGAGACTATGCATTCTCCATGCGTGCTTCCTAGGGGAATCCGGTTGTTGATGGGTGACGTTGAAGGGGGTTCGGAGACACCCAAAATGGTGAGTAAGGTTCTCGAGTGGAAGAGAGCCAATCCCGAGAAATGTCTGCAAGTGTGGTCTGCCCTCAACGAAAGCAATATGAAGCTAACCAATGCCTTGTTGGAGCTGAATGCGCTATCGTCTTCATCCTTCACGGAATATGAAACTCTAATAAAGAATCTCTCCTTTTACAACAGCAATGAAATTTTACAGTTAGAAGGTGATAACGTTgaatatttacaaaatgTTATTGAATCATTAAGTGATATACGCAAATACCTGAAAATCATGACACTGGAGACTGGCGTGTCCATAGAACCAGATGAACAGAGCAATATACTAGATGCCGTGTGCAAAGTGAAGGGTGTTTTGGGCGGCGTTGTTCCGGGAGCTGGAGGATACGATGCCATCTGTATGCTTGTGGCCAGTGCGGAAGTTGCCAATATTGTGGCAAGCACACGCTTGCTTCCGGAGTGTGAGCATGTTAGGTGGATGTCCCTTTCCGAACAGAGTTTGGGACTTATTGAGGAAAATGTAGCAGACTTTTCCGGTCTTGTATAG
- a CDS encoding uncharacterized protein (PKUD0D04660; similar to Saccharomyces cerevisiae YOR059C; ancestral locus Anc_5.660), giving the protein MTEAADRHHLIVLAHGLWGSCTNLARVESVIHHTLGKSNLCTFHTFAPTSFAHFKTYDGIEAIGEYLIEELFKHLEILHDEHGITITEISFIGYSLGGLVVRYVIGELFGAGMFQTIKPGFFTTFATPHLGVTFYENTILNYLGSYFLGRTGYDLFISGGKKAIVYKLSDPQEKYYKGLKLFKTKITIANVKFDRTVGFYSAFISQYDPFKDWNSIEPEYIPGLPTALLTKSGRTIDCLIVDLKKSKRLVDGEKNSTKGPAYKHAMFLVGCIVTVLFPIILGVSTFATLKSLARTALLPKTDVKSSWKYLYESIHKGEEFVHDEAENVKLLDNQDAESDDYNEDENLKEKPKGISHLTRSVVENGLNFLNDDYDDLALTPAVSGASSKANVRENYKIDLDFELDYQSKNKTLDNLLKNVLRGDLSNIPLTEKLSPLPFDCTRRQILNNLNTLDWIKIPVLLQNLNSHQSVVGRRGFERTPDCIPFLFLYSFLIEESLTHYGKQ; this is encoded by the coding sequence ATGACGGAAGCTGCTGATAGACATCACCTAATAGTGCTTGCCCATGGGTTATGGGGGTCTTGTACAAATTTGGCCAGAGTTGAATCAGTTATCCATCACACTCTCGGAAAATCCAATCTGTGTACTTTCCACACTTTTGCGCCTACTAGTTTTGCACACTTTAAGACTTATGACGGAATAGAAGCAATTGGCGAATATCTAATTGAAGAGTTATTCAAACATTTGGAAATACTACATGATGAACATGGGATTACTATAACTGAAATCAGCTTTATCGGATATTCGCTTGGTGGCTTGGTTGTTAGGTATGTCATTGGTGAGCTGTTTGGTGCAGGCATGTTCCAAACCATCAAGCCTGGCTTTTTTACAACGTTTGCAACACCACATTTGGGTGTAACTTTCTATGAAAATACGATCTTAAACTATCTAGGTTCTTATTTCCTCGGTAGAACCGGATATGATTTGTTTATCTCGGGCGGTAAAAAAGCGATTGTTTACAAGTTAAGCGATCCACAGGAAAAGTACTACAAAGGCTTGAAGTTGTTCAAAACTAAGATAACTATTGCCAACGTGAAGTTTGATAGAACCGTTGGTTTCTACTCTGCCTTCATTTCTCAATATGATCCTTTTAAGGATTGGAATTCGATCGAACCTGAATATATACCAGGCTTGCCAACTGCTTTATTGACTAAAAGTGGTAGAACGATTGATTGCCTCATTGTAGATCttaagaaatcaaagagactggttgatggtgaaaaaaaCTCCACCAAGGGACCTGCTTATAAACATGCAATGTTTTTGGTTGGCTGTATAGTAACGGTCCTATTCCCTATTATCCTGGGTGTTTCTACTTTTGCTACACTGAAAAGTCTTGCCAGAACCGCCCTGTTGCCAAAAACGGACGTTAAATCCTCCTGGAAATATTTATATGAGAGTATACATAAAGGCGAAGAGTTTGTCCATGACGAAGCTGAGAATGTGAAGCTTTTGGACAACCAAGACGCTGAGTCTGATGATTATAATGAAGACgaaaatttaaaagaaaaaccaaaggGAATTTCACACCTAACGAGATCTGTGGTTGAGAATGGtttgaatttcttaaatgatgattatgatgaCCTTGCCTTAACTCCAGCTGTTTCCGGTGCTTCTTCCAAGGCAAATGTAAGGGAAAACTACAAAATTGaccttgattttgaattggatTATCAGTCTAAGAATAAAACTCTTGATAATCTGCTTAAGAACGTCTTACGTGGTGATCTATCCAACATCCCGCTAACAGAGAAGCTATCTCCCCTACCTTTCGACTGCACGAGAAGGCAgattttgaataacttGAATACTTTGGACTGGATCAAAATTCCAGTGCTACTCCAGAATTTGAACTCCCATCAATCTGTCGTTGGCAGAAGGGGGTTTGAAAGAACTCCTGACTGTATTccctttttgtttttatattcatttttgattgagGAAAGCTTAACCCACTATGGCAAGCAATAA
- a CDS encoding uncharacterized protein (PKUD0D04670; similar to Saccharomyces cerevisiae YJL020C (BBC1); ancestral locus Anc_5.170): protein MEKLDLSTHAKEIKSNYDSVVRGESSYAIYTTLKDSSLKPTTLGDGDIKDFVSEFEEGAVQFGILRVNPFGSDVQKLVLLGWCPDSAPIKSKVSFATNLSNVGKVLHYHVEITARDSDDLDVDDIMKTVSNASGARYSIQSLTPSSSTGSKFKPAPKPASNLSAPELSTPKPSPSIIKPKPSLPPKKAEEDGWGDEEEIKERDFSKQPLETLPSAYKPTKVDIDALRSGKPSLPVDDKVHAKEEDKPTKPVSPLPQSATISINPSGGLTSLPKPKPSNSVLSRFNQEVVKPEFGTKVPTFGSNPAKDSSILVGGASRNFASSNGKTPAQLWAEKKGQYVEVERDDKPVNAAEVEGDVEKEDHSVNDVKAKFEQIHLQAEKEEEEEEEVNSKKSPTSSFPPPPARETPSFPPPPARETSSFPPPPAKETSSFPPPPARNDAFSKFQEKQPAEEDNDGWDEEEEEKEETNKPEPVKEKSGNVNPVPLPPRDVSEPSAISAASASESAPGAQPEASKASESKSNVAVAEYDYEKDEDNEIGFAEGETITAIEFVDEDWWQGTNAAGETGLFPASYVSLKIETTVETSASPALPTRNDPTPPEPVKSEGPSAIAEFDYDASEDNELTFKEGDIITDIDQVDDDWWLGSLNGERKLFPSNYVKLQ, encoded by the coding sequence ATGGAAAAACTAGACCTATCTACACACGCAAAGGAAATTAAGAGCAACTACGACAGCGTTGTTCGTGGCGAGAGCTCTTACGCTATCTACACAACACTCAAGGATTCTTCGCTGAAACCAACTACACTCGGCGATGGTGACATTAAGGACTTTGTTtcagaatttgaagaaggagcAGTCcaatttggtattttaaGGGTCAATCCATTTGGTTCTGATGTCCAAAAGCTAGTTTTGTTAGGCTGGTGTCCTGATTCAGCTCCAATCAAATCGAAGGTTTCATTTGCAACTAATTTGTCCAATGTTGGTAAAGTTTTACATTATCACGTTGAAATCACAGCAAGAGATAGTGATGACTTAGATGTCGATGACATTATGAAAACCGTTTCTAATGCGTCTGGTGCGAGATACTCAATCCAAAGCTTAACTCCATCTTCATCCACTGgttccaaattcaaaccAGCTCCTAAACCAGCATCAAACCTTTCTGCGCCTGAACTTTCAACACCAAAACCAAGTCCATCTATTATCAAGCCAAAACCTTCATTGCCACCTAAAAaagctgaagaagatggttggggtgatgaagaagaaataaaggAGAGGGATTTTTCTAAGCAACCTTTGGAGACGTTACCTTCTGCATACAAGCCAACAAAAGTTGACATTGATGCGTTGAGAAGTGGCAAGCCCTCCTTACCTGTTGATGATAAGGTGCATGCAAAGGAGGAGGACAAACCAACTAAACCCGTATCACCGCTCCCACAGTCTGCTACCATTTCAATCAATCCATCTGGTGGTTTGACTTCTTTACCAAAACCGAAGCCATCCAATTCTGTTTTATCGAGGTTTAACCAAGAAGTTGTCAAGCCTGAATTTGGTACCAAAGTTCCAACATTTGGTTCTAATCCAGCAAAGGACTCTTCTATATTGGTAGGCGGTGCAAGTAGAAATTTTGCTTCATCCAACGGTAAAACACCAGCTCAATTATGGGCTGAAAAGAAAGGCCAGTATGTCGAAGTTGAAAGAGACGACAAACCAGTCAATGCTGCCGAAGTTGAAGGTGATGTGGAAAAGGAAGATCATTCTGTTAATGATGTCAAGGCGaaatttgaacaaatcCATCTACAAGCTGaaaaggaggaggaggaggaggaagaagtgaattccaaaaagtCTCCAACCTCATCATTCCCACCTCCACCTGCAAGAGAAACACCATCATTCCCACCTCCACCTGCAAGAGAAACATCATCATTCCCACCTCCACCTGCAAAAGAAACATCATCATTCCCACCTCCACCTGCAAGGAATGACGCATTCAGTaaatttcaagagaagCAACCTGCGGAGGAAGATAACGATGGCTgggatgaagaagaagaagaaaaagaagaaacaaataaacCAGAGCCAGTTAAAGAGAAGAGTGGAAATGTGAATCCAGTGCCATTGCCGCCAAGAGACGTTTCAGAGCCATCTGCTATTTCTGCTGCATCGGCTTCGGAGTCAGCTCCAGGAGCTCAACCAGAAGCTTCAAAAGCCTCGGAATCTAAATCCAATGTCGCAGTTGCTGAATACGATTATGAAAAggatgaagataatgaaattGGGTTTGCCGAGGGTGAAACCATCACTGctattgaatttgttgatgaagattggTGGCAAGGTACTAATGCTGCTGGTGAAACCGGATTATTCCCAGCATCATATgtttcattgaaaattgaaacaactGTTGAGACGTCGGCTTCCCCAGCACTGCCTACAAGAAACGATCCAACACCGCCCGAACCGGTTAAGTCTGAAGGACCTTCTGCAATTGCAGAATTCGATTATGATGCTTCGGAAGACAACGAATTAACTTTTAAGGAGGGTGACATTATTACTGATATTGATCAAGTGGATGATGATTGGTGGCTTGGTTCTCTCAATGGTGAGAGAAAATTATTCCCGTCGAACTATGTTAAATTGCAGTAA
- a CDS encoding uncharacterized protein (PKUD0D04680; similar to Saccharomyces cerevisiae YJR006W (POL31); ancestral locus Anc_5.175) translates to MTSLEKVVRKTPIWSDHQDKTFENPARTRKYSSQFNSLYTYRSNELKSRVLKLANPKWKDVDVNGEKPKFIPKVLDVPFLKPVYIIGTTLADMKYKPNVLKEVELSVQGHFQELNQIKGNTKTHKSGIESMRRASYSDPKTDKLWLEDESGRILLTGDLLNEKIIVTGLVIGVLGIEVESGIFHVVDIVYPEAAEQKPIPAALNQDGKLLLCSGLNISHQSSLDKYEILKSWIFGDLGDQRAQTVNEMILVGNSVDVSQVEHKAKTGKDKYTDDYGAQFSKFSVEYLDSFIDELTHSVPVCIVPGPGDIVELGLPKPPLHKSFFNKSSRKGNFKRLTDPVFHEVNGLRILISSGETINDIMKYIIPNINDSEDIIDESVCNDSRLRVIEDSLLWQIVAPTAPDTLCCYPFEDKDPFTLVETPHVYIVGNQPKFETSMVELKRKNGDVMPVRIISVPAFDESRTCVLLDLKTLACELLKVDI, encoded by the coding sequence ATGACAAGTCTGGAAAAGGTAGTGAGAAAAACACCTATATGGAGTGACCATCAAGACAAGACGTTTGAAAATCCAGCCAGAACGCGTAAATATTCATCCCAATTTAACTCATTATATACGTATCGTTCAAATGAACTCAAATCTAGGGTGTTGAAGTTGGCCAatccaaaatggaaagatGTCGATGTTAATGGTGAAAAGCCTAAGTTCATTCCCAAAGTCTTGGATGTTCCTTTTCTTAAGCCTGTATATATAATTGGTACCACTTTGGCAGATATGAAATATAAACCCAATGTCTTAAAAGAAGTTGAGCTTAGTGTGCAGGGACATTTCCAAGAattgaatcaaataaagGGGAATACAAAGACACATAAAAGTGGGATAGAATCCATGAGAAGAGCTTCTTACAGTGATCCCAAAACCGATAAACTATGGCTGGAAGATGAAAGTGGGCGTATTCTTTTAACTGGCGACTTACTTAATGAGAAAATCATTGTCACCGGCTTGGTGATTGGTGTCTTGGGTATTGAAGTTGAGTCTGGGATTTTCCATGTTGTCGATATTGTTTACCCAGAAGCTGCTGAACAGAAGCCCATTCCTGCTGCGTTGAACCAAGATGGTAAATTGCTTCTATGTAGCGGACTCAATATTAGTCACCAAAGCTCATTGGATAAGTACGAAATTCTGAAGAGCTGGATTTTTGGTGATTTGGGGGATCAGAGAGCACAAACAGTAAATGAGATGATACTCGTTGGTAATTCGGTTGACGTATCTCAAGTTGAACATAAGGCCAAAACCGGTAAGGATAAATATACCGATGATTATGGCGCCCAATTTAGTAAATTTTCAGTTGAATATTTGGATTCtttcattgatgaattaaCACATAGTGTGCCCGTATGCATTGTCCCTGGTCCTGGCGATATAGTTGAGTTAGGTTTACCAAAACCGCCATTGCACAAATcattttttaataaatcATCCCGAAAGGGCAATTTCAAAAGACTTACAGATCCTGTCTTCCATGAAGTCAATGGATTGAGAATACTAATATCTTCCGGTGAGACAATTAATGATATCATGAAATATATCATTCCAAACATCAATGACAGTGAGGACATCATTGACGAATCAGTTTGCAATGATTCTAGGCTTCGAGTCATCGAGGATTCTTTACTGTGGCAGATAGTTGCACCAACTGCCCCTGATACTCTATGTTGTTATCCATTTGAGGATAAAGACCCTTTCACTCTTGTTGAGACTCCACATGTGTATATTGTGGGCAACCAACccaaatttgaaacatcGATGGTAGAACTAAAGCGGAAAAATGGGGATGTAATGCCTGTTCGGATCATCTCAGTACCAGCATTTGACGAATCACGTACTTGTGTTCTATTGGATTTAAAAACTCTTGCGTGTGAACTACTGAAGGTAGATATATAA
- a CDS encoding uncharacterized protein (PKUD0D04690; similar to Saccharomyces cerevisiae YGR171C (MSM1); ancestral locus Anc_5.176), translating into MKPLTKLAVYTTTPIFYVNAKPHLGHFYSMTLADVRNRWCKLNNRETFFTTGTDEHGLKVQNAAQAANTDPKCFCDDLADKFKELAKLGQIKFDRFIRTTDLDHYNAVNQFWNTVNANGYIYKGIHSGWYCVSDETFYPENDIMESVDPKTGKKIMISKETQNEVVFQSEENYFFKLSNFQNKLLDFLKKNKNFIQPKKYHDFIINELETRELTDLSISRSSQRLEWGIPVPNDDTQKIYVWFDALINYLTSEGYPNAKEMPQPTHLIGKDIIKFHCIYWPAFLMAAGIQLPKQVVVHGHWLMGGRKMSKSRGNVADPIAISNYYGSDSLRLFMMKYSVLDSDGDYSEESLNNLRSEFIDKFCNLMIRSLSKNFSIERALSRLENKNFESLLDANSDVSFKENLISIRDQINSLKADIDDDITNFNMHKAVQKIFNFGPIINGLFDTYEPWTLKVKPSDDEEIVTAKQLKQDLIIFTALDSLRVILILLQPIIPVYSNLLLDRLKVDRGRRTIEYAALGKDLCYGKDATFKKGQNVPLTKLELKDA; encoded by the coding sequence ATGAAACCTTTAACGAAGCTAGCGGTATATACCACCACACCCATATTCTACGTAAATGCGAAACCACATTTGGGGCATTTCTATTCGATGACTTTGGCTGATGTAAGAAACAGGTGGTGTAAGCTCAATAATCGTGAAACATTCTTTACGACAGGTACAGATGAACATGGATTGAAGGTCCAGAATGCAGCACAAGCGGCAAATACCGATCCTAAATGCTTCTGTGACGATTTAGCCGATAAATTCAAGGAACTAGCCAAATTGGGTCAGATCAAGTTTGATAGGTTCATAAGGACAACCGATCTCGACCATTATAATGCTGTaaatcaattttggaatacGGTCAATGCAAATGGTTATATATACAAAGGTATACACAGCGGGTGGTACTGTGTTTCTGATGAAACCTTTTATcctgaaaatgatatcatGGAATCAGTTGATCCCAAAACGGGGAAGAAGATAatgatttccaaagaaacacaaaACGAGGTTGTCTTTCAATCAGAAGAGAActactttttcaaactgtCAAACTTTCAGAACAAGTTGCTAGACtttctgaagaaaaataagaaTTTTATCCAACCAAAGAAATACCATGATTTCATTATTAACGAACTAGAGACTAGGGAATTAACAGATTTATCCATTTCAAGATCATCTCAAAGGTTGGAGTGGGGAATACCTGTTCCAAATGATGACACTCAGAAAATTTATGTGTGGTTCGATGCCCTAATCAACTATCTAACTTCTGAAGGGTATCCAAATGCCAAGGAAATGCCACAACCAACCCACCTAATTGGTAAGGACATCATTAAATTTCATTGTATATACTGGCCTGCATTCCTCATGGCTGCAGGAATCCAGTTGCCGAAACAGGTTGTAGTTCATGGTCATTGGCTGATGGGCGGAAGAAAGATGAGTAAATCTAGGGGTAACGTTGCTGATCCTATTGCTATCTCGAATTATTATGGTAGTGATTCTTTAAGATTGTTCATGATGAAGTACTCTGTTCTAGACTCTGATGGTGACTATAGCGAGGAAAGCTTAAACAACTTGCGTAGTGAGTTTATTGACAAATTTTGCAATCTAATGATAAGATCTTTATCCaagaatttttcaatcGAAAGGGCCCTATCAAGACTAGAGAATAAGAACTTTGAATCTTTGTTGGATGCAAATAGTGATGTAtcttttaaagaaaatctaATATCTATTCgtgatcaaatcaatagCTTGAAAgctgatattgatgatgacatAACAAATTTCAACATGCACAAAGCTGTccaaaagattttcaattttggtCCTATCATCAATGGATTATTTGATACTTACGAGCCATGGACTTTGAAGGTAAAACCTAGCGATGACGAGGAGATTGTGACAgcaaaacaattgaaacaaGACTTGATTATTTTCACAGCTTTGGACTCGTTAAGAGTCATTCTAATTTTACTTCAACCTATTATTCCGGTGTACTCTAATCTGCTCTTGGATAGATTGAAGGTTGATCGTGGAAGAAGAACCATCGAATATGCAGCTTTAGGGAAGGATTTATGCTACGGAAAAGATGCAACGTTTAAAAAAGGCCAGAATGTTCCTCTAACCAAACTAGAATTAAAGGACGCCTAA
- a CDS encoding uncharacterized protein (PKUD0D04700; similar to Saccharomyces cerevisiae YMR225C (MRPL44); ancestral locus Anc_8.749), protein MITKYFTNVTVKFNPFGKEARCARSILSQIPPSLKNTCQVKLELINGSSKKQPIVQVTFKDNTVMGGDPRKLKLADFANMFDKHSKKLLFKEEIDK, encoded by the coding sequence ATGATCACCAAATACTTTACCAATGTCACAGTCAAATTCAATCCATTTGGTAAGGAGGCCAGGTGTGCAAGGTCTATCCTTTCACAAATACCAccttctttgaagaatacaTGCCAGGTAAAGTTGGAACTAATCAATGGTTCCTCTAAGAAGCAACCTATAGTCCAAGTGACATTCAAGGATAATACTGTGATGGGTGGCGATCCTAGAAAACTCAAACTTGCCGACTTTGCCAATATGTTTGATAAACATAGCAAGAAGCTTCTCTTtaaggaagaaattgacaaaTGA
- a CDS encoding uncharacterized protein (PKUD0D04710; similar to Saccharomyces cerevisiae YOR288C (MPD1); ancestral locus Anc_8.750) yields MWNLHLLYLIVLAVSVSAHRSRSNAPAFYSNNKYIMELTSSTFHDYVYGSNYSTIVEFYAPWCGYCKQLKPEFETAAKKAHDYAQFAAVNCDDEKNKQFCASQNINAFPTLITYRPPKSFRETVPRDQQYAVQPFENERKANSIINIMRGTLKSHVRKVPSTKIESYFTRKTGKPRALLLTDKAQVSALYKSLAVDFLSVMDLNYILVKDDLVDQIRKYAPDLADDVPQLLVIQEDGTVTHYSGKFSKRAISEFLSEFAVPVEGDFSDRKRAIDGIKNGKFKSFLQYKKKMAKKEEKQSRDKLGKDEL; encoded by the coding sequence ATGTGGAATCTACACCTTCTTTACCTGATAGTTCTTGCTGTGAGCGTCTCTGCACACAGGTCCAGGTCCAATGCACCGGCATTTTATTCCAACAACAAGTACATCATGGAATTAACATCCTCAACTTTCCACGATTATGTCTACGGCTCCAACTATAGTACAATTGTTGAGTTCTATGCACCATGGTGCGGCTATTGCAAACAGCTCAAACCTGAATTCGAAACAGCTGCTAAGAAAGCCCACGATTATGCACAATTTGCAGCCGTTAACTGTGATGACGAAAAGAACAAGCAATTCTGTGCTTCTCAGAACATCAATGCATTTCCAACTTTGATCACCTATAGACCTCCAAAGAGTTTTAGGGAGACAGTACCTAGAGATCAGCAATATGCTGTTCAgccatttgaaaatgaacgTAAGGCAAACTCAATCATTAATATAATGAGAGGTACCTTGAAGTCACATGTGAGAAAGGTCCCATCTACGAAAATCGAGAGTTACTTTACGAGAAAGACAGGCAAACCTAGGGCGCTGCTACTAACGGACAAGGCACAAGTGTCTGCACTGTACAAATCCTTAgctgttgattttctcagTGTGATGGATCTGAACTATATTCTCGTTAAAGACGATCTTGTTGACCAGATCCGAAAATACGCTCCAGACTTGGCTGATGATGTTCCACAGCTTTTAGTCATTCAAGAAGATGGAACGGTAACTCATTACAGTGGTAAATTTAGCAAACGTGCCATTTCCGAATTTCTAAGTGAGTTTGCCGTTCCAGTTGAAGGCGACTTTTCCGACAGGAAACGGGCAATTGATGGTATCAAAAACGGAAAATTCAAGAGTTTTCTGCAatacaaaaagaagatggccaagaaggaggagaaacAGAGTAGAGACAAGCTCGGAAAAGACGAACTCTGA